The Streptococcus sp. oral taxon 431 nucleotide sequence GGCAATTTTGTCATCAAATCGAGGTCGTTATTGGCAAAAATGTGAGTTCCATGATTATCTTCAAAAATTGAGTAGTGACTATCTGGATCACTAGGCTCTGCTAAGAAGAGGTCGCGTTGACGTGTTTTTTCATCATCAATCTGAGTAAAATTATAGTAATTCTGCAGGAGTGGACGCTTAGAGTGGTGGATGACACTAGCACCGTAAACTAAAACTTCAGCAGGAATTTCCAAAATTTCAGGCATTTTAAAGAGTTCAGCTGATGGAATTTCACGAGCCAATACTGCCTCAGAAGCGCCAGCCTTTTGTCCCCAGAAATTAATCTGACGGCTACTAGTTACCATGGTTGAGGCATCATAGATGGTTTTAAAAGAATAACCATCACGATTGACAACATAAAAGACACCCGCATCTCCAACAGTAATGTAGTCTGTTTTAATTTCTTCCAAGAAATCAAGGAAGGGTTTGATACGATCCATCATATCCTGATGCATAAGAGCATTGACCGCTACGATCAATTCCTTACCTGCATCATGAACCAGACCAGCGATGGTTCTCAGTTCATCATAAGAAAAAGTCTTTGGTAGGCGAAGTCCAAAATCTTTCTCACCGACATAGATGCGGTCAACTCCCGCCTCTAGTAATTCTTTTACTTGTTCAATGCTTTCAGCAGTTGCTGTAATAATAATCTTTTCCATAAGAAAAATTATACCACATTTCTGAAAAATCAGCTATGGGCAATCTATTTTTTAAGAAAAGTTAGTTTTTTCCCCTTCACTTTTATACTCAATGAAAATCAAAGAGCAAACTAGGAAGCTAGCCGCAGGCTGTACTTGAGTACGGCAAGGTG carries:
- a CDS encoding peptidase U32 family protein codes for the protein MEKIIITATAESIEQVKELLEAGVDRIYVGEKDFGLRLPKTFSYDELRTIAGLVHDAGKELIVAVNALMHQDMMDRIKPFLDFLEEIKTDYITVGDAGVFYVVNRDGYSFKTIYDASTMVTSSRQINFWGQKAGASEAVLAREIPSAELFKMPEILEIPAEVLVYGASVIHHSKRPLLQNYYNFTQIDDEKTRQRDLFLAEPSDPDSHYSIFEDNHGTHIFANNDLDLMTKLPELVEHGFTHWKLEGLYTPGQDFVEIAKLFIQARSLIQEGSITHDQAFLLDEQVRKLHPQNRFLDTGFYDYDPDMVK